ACAAGTGCCTGGAGTTTCTGGAAGACCACTGCAACTTGCTACcactttactttttactttaggTTTCTTCTCTGGTATTTTCTCCAACTTTTTTCTGTGCTGGCTTCTTTGACTGGATTTCTGCAAATCTGACTGAACACTGTTTTCACTAAGGCTAAGGGTCTCCACTGCTTGTGACAATAATATATCTGTTGTCTGTGAAGCCAACTGTTCATCACTTTGGTTCCTTGAATTTGAACACATATAGTTTGCAGTAAATTTCTGACTATAAGTATTGTTATGTCTCTGATCTGAATCCTGAATATTGCACATTTTTATTGCCACTGATTCAGTTTTTCGCTTGAAGCTTTTGTGAGATTGTGCCTTATTCATTTCATCTTGACTCTGATGACATGGGATTCTTGGGCAAGATCTGGAtagcctctttctttctctcttttgggAGAGCATGTGATGGGTATAAAGCAGAGGCTCATGCCCAGGAGTGTTGGTGACATCTGTGAGGGGTGACATTTTGTGTTGTCACAGTGTCATTCCCttctgcaataaaaaaaataatgttgtaGAACTTTTTGAAAGGAAATCAGTATCAAAGAAGCCTGTATGTTCTTTATACATAGGTACATAAGGCAATAGTCATTCCCTTTAAATTTATGACAATTCTTTAAAGTATACAGCTAAAGATTATGCATGCCAAAATACACAAATATGCATCTCAATAGCCTGGAAAAATTGCCAGAATCACAAGATgacttaatattaaaaaaacgaTTTGCTGGAAAAAAGTTACATCATTTGTGTTATTAAACCCATCTATAAAATCATAGGAAAATTTTTCACTGCTATCAAGTAGAGAGCAAAAAAAGGATGGCAAAAAGAGTTAAATACATACTAATCATATAATTTCAGGTTTAGGATGTATCATCACTTTGGGACAaatgtcattttttcctctacagtatactttatttcatctatttttgtaATTAACATAGAACTAAGATATTGCTAGAGTTCTCCCTCAGTCTCACTGACATGAAAAAAGAGTGCACCACTGAAAATTAGACATTTTctaaaacactttttttctatatattttatatatatatatatatatatatatatatatatatatatatatatatatatatatatatcaaagaaaattaCTTAATTACTGATATACAACTTAGATTGAGACTAAAAAGATAATGTGTTAAAAATCTGCAGGTTTTATACTAATGACTGATGTGGTGCAGGAAAGAGATGTATGGTGGATGCTGTAttttaaaataataaaagccTTTGACATGGTTCCACAGATGCCTACAGTGGATTTTGGAAAATATAGGAGGATGAAATGGCCAAATATTAAGTTGAATGCATGACTATTTGAAGGACAGACAATTGAGAACTATGATCAGATGCAATACTTTAAGCTGGAGCAAGGTTGTAAGTGGAGTACCACAAGCATCTATCTGTATTGGCACCTACAAATTATGTTTCAGATCTACATAAATGATATGCAGAGAGGATTAAGTAGACATATTAAAATGGTTAATGATGCAAAACTCCAAAGAACTATAAAAAAGACAACAAGATTGCAAGGAGCTACAGATAgatttttatcaaatttatgCTTGGAACCTAAAGTAAAAGACTGAATTTAATCCCAAGAAGTGCCATGTGATAGAGATGTGAAAAGTACAAGGAAGCCTACATGGAACTATAAAATGAGTGAggatataataatgaaaattaatagaaaaaagaacttGGGGGGTGATTATTCAGGACACCCGTTCACTAAAGAAACATGGCAAAGGAGTTCTTGGCTCCACATACAGGATGTTAAGCAATATTAAAGTGGCTTTTACTTTCATGGAAATGGgtatgatgaaaagaaaccATGATATGTGCCAAGTTGGAGTATGCTGCAGTCATATGGTCTCCACATAGGAAGAAGAATACTGTATAAGGAAATTAGAAGGAATACAGTGGAACCTTGAGTTATGAGTGCCC
Above is a genomic segment from Portunus trituberculatus isolate SZX2019 chromosome 40, ASM1759143v1, whole genome shotgun sequence containing:
- the LOC123515912 gene encoding uncharacterized protein LOC123515912 — encoded protein: MSPLTDVTNTPGHEPLLYTHHMLSQKRERKRLSRSCPRIPCHQSQDEMNKAQSHKSFKRKTESVAIKMCNIQDSDQRHNNTYSQKFTANYMCSNSRNQSDEQLASQTTDILLSQAVETLSLSENSVQSDLQKSSQRSQHRKKLEKIPEKKPKVKSKVVASCSGLPETPGTCEGGISSQRCGACGQEFTALPLLTLHLARHVYDGLYAAQWLNQAMSLVVSRQPFTATNSHDKNSINGVQNSSVD